One Neovison vison isolate M4711 chromosome 2, ASM_NN_V1, whole genome shotgun sequence genomic window carries:
- the ZWINT gene encoding ZW10 interactor codes for MEGPEAGVRAPALEALAKLADIMEPIGRQEEAELPAQILAEFVMDSRKKDKLLCSQLQVVDFLQNFLAQEDVVQGLDPLASEDTSRKKALAAKEQWKELKASYQEHVEAITGALTQALPTMVEAQRKRAQLLGALEELQAKKQVATERLRTAQKQWQLQQEKLLQHLAEASAEVRQRQRGAQQELVQLSQELGSLQQQAEQKRDTLHRHQTFLQLLYTLQGQLPFPEAETELPQMLDLSKDKPQKQNPGDTIGEDRSMLSKADGPQPAGDPSSPGLPEGQQHGKGT; via the exons ATGGAGGGGCCGGAAGCCGGGGTGCGAGCCCCAGCGCTAGA GGCCCTTGCCAAGCTGGCAGACATCATGGAGCCCATCGGCCGGCAAGAAGAGGCAGAGCTGCCGGCCCAGATCCTGGCGGAGTTTGTGATG GACTCCCGGAAGAAGGACAAActgctctgcagccagcttcAGGTAGTAGACTTCCTGCAGAACTTCTTGGCTCAGGAGGACGTTGTCCAGGGACTAGACCCCTTGGCTTCTGAAGACACCAGCC GGAAGAAGGCACTTGCAGCCAAGGAGCAGTGGAAAGAGCTGAAGGCCTCCTACCAGGAGCATGTGGAAGCCATCACAGGTGCCCTGACCCAGGCTTTGCCCACGATGGTGGAGGCCCAGAGGAAGCGGGCGCAGCTCCTTGGAGCCCTGGAAGAGCTCCAGGCCAAG AAGCAAGTGGCCACGGAGAGACTGAGAACAGCCCAGAAGCAGTGGCAGCTGCAACAG GAGAAGCTTCTGCAGCATCTGGCAGAAGCCTCTGCAGAGGTGAGGCAGCGGCAGAGAGGAGCTCAGCAGGAGCTTGTGCAACTGTCTCAGGAGCTTGGAAGTCTgcaacagcaggcagagcagaagcGGGACACGCTTCACAG GCACCAAACCTTCCTCCAGCTGTTATACACTCTGCAGGGGCAGCTGCCGTTTcctgaggcagagacagagctgcCACAGATGCTGGATCTTTCTAAGGATAAGCCCCAGAAACAGAACCCTGGGGATACCATAGGGGAAGACAGGAGTATGCTGTCCAAG GCTGATGGCCCACAGCCTGCTGGAGATCCGAGCTCACCTGGGCTTCCTGAGGGACAACAACATGGGAAAGGAACCTAG